A window of the Butyricimonas virosa genome harbors these coding sequences:
- a CDS encoding lipocalin family protein: MKSFLLAILLVGCNIIAATAQSDKIIDNRAIDTLNLKKYVGLWYEIARFDHPFERGLVGVTTEYTIKPDGSIKVIGRGYQDSLRGEKKEIVGHVHIPDTTQPGVLKVTFFLIFNTDYHILEVEKDYSAALIGSSQCDHLWIVSRTPKLPPNKLKDLMQRAQRRGYDTTALIFVPHGQEQIQEELTKL, encoded by the coding sequence ATGAAATCCTTCTTATTAGCCATATTGCTCGTCGGATGCAATATCATAGCAGCAACAGCACAATCCGACAAGATCATTGATAATCGAGCTATAGACACACTAAATTTAAAAAAGTATGTTGGTCTGTGGTACGAAATCGCACGCTTTGACCACCCTTTCGAACGAGGCTTGGTCGGGGTGACGACCGAGTACACCATCAAACCCGATGGAAGCATCAAGGTTATCGGACGAGGTTACCAAGACAGTCTCCGGGGTGAGAAAAAAGAAATCGTGGGCCACGTTCATATCCCGGACACGACTCAACCGGGAGTCCTAAAAGTGACCTTTTTTCTGATCTTCAACACGGACTACCACATCCTGGAAGTCGAGAAAGATTACAGCGCAGCCCTTATCGGAAGTTCCCAATGCGATCATCTCTGGATCGTAAGCCGTACACCGAAGCTCCCGCCTAACAAACTGAAAGACTTGATGCAACGGGCTCAGCGCAGAGGGTACGACACTACCGCCCTCATCTTCGTCCCGCACGGGCAAGAACAAATTCAAGAAGAGTTGACCAAACTCTGA
- a CDS encoding sugar phosphate nucleotidyltransferase, with translation METTKNKTTLLIMAAGMGSRFGSLKQLALLGPHKKTLLHYSIYDAVHAGFDKIVFIIRRSFENEFKEAVGKYAESLVETVYCFQEMDQLPGNLPPIQREKPWGTAHAIWAAKDHIHEPFIAINADDFYGRDAFVKMHDFVASNTDERCFSLAGYRLAATLSENGTVSRGICTVDGDNFLTSITERTKIGREGDTIKDLNSGVVLHEDDVVSMNFWGFSPMLFEEIEKQFIEFYHKNSENPKAEIYIPFVVDELIKQKAVKVKVLNTSAQWFGVTYKEDSELVNNALQKFDGEGLYTDMGQ, from the coding sequence ATGGAGACTACGAAGAATAAAACGACCTTGCTCATTATGGCAGCAGGCATGGGTTCACGGTTCGGTAGCTTAAAACAACTAGCACTACTCGGCCCCCACAAAAAAACATTGTTGCATTATTCAATCTATGATGCCGTACATGCGGGATTTGACAAAATTGTTTTCATCATCCGCCGGAGTTTCGAGAACGAATTCAAAGAGGCCGTGGGAAAATATGCCGAAAGCCTGGTTGAAACCGTGTACTGTTTCCAGGAAATGGATCAACTGCCCGGTAATCTACCCCCGATCCAGCGGGAGAAACCCTGGGGAACAGCTCACGCCATCTGGGCCGCAAAAGACCATATTCACGAACCGTTTATCGCTATCAACGCTGACGACTTTTACGGACGGGATGCCTTCGTGAAAATGCACGATTTCGTGGCTAGCAATACTGACGAGAGATGTTTCAGCCTAGCCGGCTACCGGTTGGCAGCCACGCTATCCGAGAACGGGACAGTATCCAGAGGAATATGCACGGTAGACGGGGACAATTTCTTGACCAGTATCACCGAACGCACGAAAATTGGCCGGGAAGGTGATACGATTAAAGATTTGAATTCAGGGGTTGTACTGCATGAGGACGACGTGGTTTCCATGAATTTCTGGGGATTCTCGCCCATGCTTTTCGAGGAAATCGAAAAACAATTCATCGAGTTTTACCACAAGAACAGCGAAAATCCCAAGGCGGAGATTTACATACCTTTCGTGGTGGACGAACTCATCAAGCAAAAGGCCGTGAAAGTAAAAGTCTTAAACACCAGTGCCCAATGGTTCGGCGTAACATACAAAGAGGACTCAGAGCTGGTAAACAATGCCTTGCAGAAATTCGACGGGGAAGGATTATACACTGACATGGGGCAGTAA
- a CDS encoding DNA recombination protein RmuC, with product MELFILISCVLLLVLNMILIGLHVRSRKNNTAQEVSRSISDLEKVIRDESRYNRENDENRSRKDREELASTLNHFRTEHRETLKNITTQTNSAIQAFQKSFAESMELFNRLQREKFGELSLRQQELLQNTEKKLEEMRATVDEKLQKTLHERIGQSFELVSKQLENVQKGLGEMQTLAQDVGGLKRVLSNVKIRGTIGEVQLSMLLEQILASDQYDTNVKTKPGSDKLVEFAVKLPGRAEGDESVYLPIDAKFPKDVYEQLLDAYESGDLQRVETTSRILEQTIRGMAKDIRDKYLAPPHTTDFGIMFLPFESIYGEVTRRAALLEQLQQEYHVIVTGPTTLAAILNSLQMGFRTLAIQKRSSEVWRILGGVKAEFEKFGGLLEKAQKNLQTANNQLEEVMGKRTRAIQRQLRSVEALPAKEEQNALLDSFSEGDET from the coding sequence ATGGAATTATTTATACTTATATCTTGCGTTTTACTTCTCGTTCTCAACATGATCCTCATCGGATTGCACGTTCGTTCCCGCAAGAACAACACCGCCCAGGAGGTATCACGGTCCATCTCGGACCTCGAAAAAGTGATTCGGGACGAATCCCGTTATAACCGGGAAAACGACGAGAACCGCTCCCGCAAGGACCGGGAAGAACTCGCCTCTACCCTCAACCATTTCCGGACAGAACACCGGGAAACCTTGAAGAATATCACCACCCAAACCAACTCCGCCATACAAGCTTTCCAGAAAAGTTTTGCCGAAAGCATGGAATTATTCAACCGCCTGCAACGGGAAAAATTCGGAGAGCTATCACTCCGTCAACAGGAACTCCTGCAAAACACGGAAAAGAAGTTGGAAGAAATGCGAGCCACCGTGGATGAAAAATTACAGAAGACCCTACACGAACGCATCGGGCAATCGTTCGAACTCGTCAGCAAGCAACTGGAAAATGTGCAGAAGGGACTAGGAGAAATGCAGACGCTGGCACAAGATGTAGGTGGACTAAAACGGGTGCTTAGTAACGTGAAAATACGGGGAACGATCGGGGAAGTACAACTTTCCATGCTACTGGAACAGATCCTAGCCTCGGATCAATATGACACAAACGTGAAGACCAAACCCGGATCCGACAAGCTGGTCGAGTTCGCCGTGAAACTTCCCGGACGGGCGGAAGGTGACGAATCGGTCTATCTTCCCATCGATGCCAAGTTCCCAAAGGACGTTTACGAACAACTCCTTGATGCCTACGAATCCGGAGATTTGCAACGAGTGGAAACTACTTCCCGCATACTCGAACAGACCATTCGCGGCATGGCAAAGGACATCCGGGACAAATACCTGGCCCCACCGCACACCACGGACTTCGGGATCATGTTCTTGCCTTTCGAAAGCATATACGGCGAGGTTACCCGCCGGGCTGCTTTGCTCGAACAATTACAGCAGGAATACCACGTGATTGTCACGGGGCCCACCACGCTGGCAGCGATTCTCAACAGCCTGCAAATGGGATTCCGCACGCTTGCCATCCAAAAACGTAGTAGCGAGGTGTGGCGCATTCTTGGCGGTGTGAAAGCCGAATTCGAGAAGTTCGGGGGACTTCTGGAGAAAGCCCAGAAGAACCTTCAAACCGCCAATAACCAACTGGAAGAAGTCATGGGAAAACGAACCCGCGCCATACAAAGACAGCTTCGCTCGGTCGAAGCACTTCCGGCTAAGGAGGAACAAAACGCATTATTGGATTCGTTCTCAGAAGGGGATGAAACATAA
- the rlmN gene encoding 23S rRNA (adenine(2503)-C(2))-methyltransferase RlmN: MEKTNIRAYTLQELANVLVQHGEKAFRAKQIWQWLWQKGVTRFEDMTNLSKDFREFLNNHFILQTATLTHKQESSDGTTKLGFTLPDGNLIETVLIPSKDKSTVCVSSQVGCKLKCSFCATGGLGFTRNLLPEEIFDQVVAVKRLGEERGLPLSNIVLMGMGEPLLNYENVLAAIERITAEDGLGMSPYRLTLSTSGIVEGIKRLADDDVRFNLAISLHSAVNTTRDKIMPINKAYPLTKLAEAIRYFVDKTGTRPTFEYLLLKGVNDSLDDAKALALFCRQFPVKINIIEYNEVDNAPYRHSPDASRDQFVRYLESKNIVVNVRRSKGKDIDAACGQLANKNS, from the coding sequence ATGGAAAAAACGAATATAAGAGCGTACACGTTACAAGAGTTAGCAAACGTCCTCGTACAACACGGGGAAAAAGCATTCCGGGCTAAACAAATCTGGCAGTGGCTTTGGCAAAAGGGAGTGACCCGTTTCGAGGACATGACCAACTTATCAAAAGATTTCCGGGAATTTTTGAACAATCACTTTATCCTGCAAACAGCCACGCTCACCCATAAACAAGAGAGTAGTGACGGTACGACAAAACTCGGCTTTACCCTTCCTGACGGGAACTTGATTGAAACTGTACTTATCCCAAGCAAGGATAAATCGACCGTGTGCGTCTCCTCGCAAGTCGGATGCAAACTAAAATGTAGCTTTTGTGCCACGGGTGGGTTAGGATTTACTCGGAACCTGCTGCCGGAAGAAATATTCGACCAAGTCGTTGCCGTGAAACGCCTGGGAGAAGAACGGGGACTACCGTTATCCAACATCGTACTCATGGGCATGGGCGAACCGCTCCTAAACTACGAGAATGTCCTTGCCGCCATTGAACGCATCACGGCAGAGGATGGATTAGGAATGTCCCCCTATCGCCTCACGCTATCCACCTCCGGCATCGTGGAAGGCATCAAGCGACTGGCAGATGACGACGTTCGTTTCAACCTTGCCATCTCGCTCCATTCGGCTGTCAACACGACCCGGGATAAAATCATGCCGATAAACAAGGCTTACCCGCTTACCAAACTCGCCGAGGCCATCCGGTATTTCGTGGATAAAACGGGGACACGTCCCACGTTCGAGTACCTGTTACTGAAAGGTGTCAATGATAGTCTCGACGATGCCAAGGCACTCGCCTTGTTCTGCCGGCAATTTCCCGTGAAAATCAACATTATCGAGTACAACGAAGTGGACAATGCCCCCTACCGTCACAGCCCGGATGCCAGCAGGGACCAATTTGTTCGCTACCTCGAAAGCAAAAATATCGTGGTGAATGTCCGTCGCAGCAAAGGAAAAGATATTGATGCGGCTTGCGGGCAATTGGCCAACAAAAATAGTTAA